ACACATGAACAAAAAGCTGAGCAGAGACTCTTCTTCCTAGACAACTTTGGAATTCAAAGTGAAACACTGAATCCTCTAGTTTTATACAGCCATCATTGAAAGTATCCTCGCTAAATCTGTAACAATTTGATACAGCAGCCTAGATACTTATATTTGCATAAAAGCACATTGTCAACAGATCCGCCAAACTCATAGACTCCCCTTCTCAACACTTAACTCGCTACAACAAATCAGAGGGGCTGGTAAAATGATATTTCACCCATCCCACCCTACTGACTAATGTAAATCCATCCAATAATTGTTGAGATATTCCAGCcttctctgtttttgttgttgtgaatacaatatacaattaaagctgcaagcagcgatgaacaggccctcgcagtccacgcgcgtcggggcatgctgccgtcggggggcgtgcacctacatgtcttgtcagctgtaataaattaaaaaataaacgttatctcttacttacatttccagtatacaggtaggcacccaacccacATATGtaaaaagtagaagctgaatacatgcccaacagttcaaggtcttctgactctttgaaagctgacatggtgtctctagctcaaagtatgagggacaagaagagggtgaaagtcgatgagttttgaagaggatttgaagattttccaatttacttccattcacactaattagactgccaccagagcgccacctattggccgatttgcactgaattttgcacaaatCCTCATcaggccatggaacacaattagcaaaagtgttgtggtaatcggactgtatttggtcaagatatgaaagactgtctgttttgaacacaatgtgcaggaatttgttgttttatattttggctgttttttggacaatcaaaattcttttaataacttttcgtCAGGAGGGTTGACAGATgctacatgcaaagtttggtgcaaatcgctcaaatcgcctaggaggagttcgaaaaagtatgtttttcatttgtcacaatttagcgaatggaaagttaccgcaaaagtgggcgtggcttacaccacacaattcagcggaattcagagaacacgtaaatagaaggtttaacaatgtgcgacatattatgtgggagttattagccaaaaacgcttttgcattgaaaatagcgccacctgctggtcattttttggtgtgtgagttacagggaccagtctataccacccctatcaattttatttccgtgagtgttatggtgttggcacagtgctaaatattaaattagtcctcaggagggcattgacaataattataccaagttttgtgttaatccgcccaaccaatgttgagatataaaatacttcaatttaaagagcgccaccttgtggtcatcacccgaaattttgcacagagcctcagggcctCATGGGGAAGTGGTAACCTCAGTTTCATGTCATTTggatacaccaatgtggagatatgcagcacttcctgtttagaatgaaatctgcaggaagttgctatttaataactgagtattgtttggaatatcaaaattcttttaataactttttgttgggagggtccacagatgctgtgtgcaaagtttcatgccaatcggtgaaattgcctgggaggagctcgaaaaagtaggtttgcaacattttgcgaatttgcgAAAAAAAACGGTAGGCAGAAATGGGCATGGCCTAtaccacaaaattcagcacaattcactgaacgcgtggatataaggtttttgaatgtgcgacaaagtatatgggagttatgagccaaaacgcactttccttaataatagcgccacctagtggtggaaattcaggacaatagattataaaatttttcaccaggtgtgacttatatgccaagtttggtgagttttggggtatgttcaggcagtgaaaaatgcaaTCATATgggcagaagaaaaaaaaaatcgtgagaaaaacaatagggacctcgcaggtctgtgacctgctcgggccctaattattaatattgtatttAACTAAAATACTTTGATCCCAGTAAAAGCCACTGTGACCTCGAGTGCCAAAACATTAACTTCATCAGTGAGGTAAAGATGAAAGTTTGTCTTGAATGCAGGTTTCAAGGAGCAGCTGGAGCTAAACTGGTTCAGCAGCTCTTTAagtgttcatgtgttttgtttttcctcttttgttccAAACATAGCCATGATTACCatcttaaaaatgtttattactTGAATTCATTTGGGTTGAATGTAGACAGGGACTCTGTGACCCTGCCCTCCATTTAGGTTTTAAAAGTTTCATTTTTGAGGAAGTGAAACCCGACCCACACAGTGCGCCATATAAAGCTCAGCTCAGCTTGTGACTCAACAAAACAAATAGACATGGACCCTGGTGAGTATCTTGTCTTTGAAACTGCTGATACTTTTTTACGAGTATATGCTTTTCTTACAAAATGTCAGTAGCCATAGAAAATGTCTTTTGTAGTCCATCTGGTTCAGTCGGTGTTGATTTGAGTTTTCATCTTGTGTTTCAGGCACAGCTGCAGTGATTGGAGGAGGTAAAACTTTGTTCAACCTTTATAACTGATATGAACACACTTAAATGTAGAAAAGCCACTTAGATGCTAAACTGAAATCATGCAGGATCCATTTTAAAGTGGCCTGACAAATGAGCCCATTTGCTGTGTTGTGCATGTGCAGCAGTTGCTGTGGTTGCAGCTCCTCTTGTTCTGACTGGTGCAGGTTTCACCACAGCTGGAGTAGCAGCAGGCTCCATTGCTGCAAAAATGATGTCAATTGCTGCAGTTGCTAACGGAGGAGGAGTGGCAGCAGGGGGTCTGGTGGCTGGTTTGCAGGCAGCAGGTAAACACAGTTACttgatatttaaaatatttgttaTCTTGTGGTTTTAATGATTGTATCTTAATGACGAGATGAGCATTGTTTGAATGATAATCACGGAGCGTTTTGTGCCCTATTATGTCTTTTTAAGgtgcaacaacaacacagaatcCAAGCTTCACATTGTCATAACAGATTTTAGTGGCTTTAAGTTAACAATAGTGTTTAGGTACAATATAATGACACTACAGCATATAATAATGCTACTGTTTCAGCTGTCTCAGCTTCTCTGTAGCTCCAGACTTTGATACAAAACATCTGTGTATCTCTCTGTAGGTGCAGCTGGTCTGTCAGGAGCTGCCACTGCAGCTGTGGCCGGCACTGGAGCAGCAGTGGGATGGCTCACAAGCTACTTCTACTGAAAATCATGAAGGATCAAGATGCatttacaatattttttactttctcTCATTAGGGAAGCAACAGCaaatttaaaatgttcacttactTAACTTTTGGAATTTCAGATGAGTTAAACGTTTTGTGCAATAAATGTGTGTAACCTGGGAAAGATACTGAGTTCAGTGTGTTGTTTGTAAATCCTCCAGTCCTCGTTTCATACCAGAAAGTACTGACTGAGTAAATGAATGAGAGTGTGCAAAGGTTAATTAACGCAGCAATTCACACTCAGATAGAATAGTAActcagacatcagcagaaaagcCCCAGCAGAGACTGTTCTCCCTCAGCTCTGCTCACTTCTGtaaatccatccaatagtttgatctgttttttgtttttttttaaatgcagttaTTAATAACAGGCCACTGCAGCCATGTCTGTTATGATGGCTATGGATATGTCCACTGACAACTTGAACAGAACATAGTTAAGATACTGAGCGTCTCTAACTTTATGTAAACAGAAGATGAGCTGTTATCTACAACAGCAGGGGAGCTTTGCTGCTGTCACAGTACTGCCCTCCACTGGTAAGTTTGTATTACGTCAAAGTGTTTTCACATTGCTCAGAATTTAAATAAGAGGACAGAAACTTGAATGATTTGGCCATGAGACATGCCTTGTGTCAAACTGCAGATTTcgttaaccctttgaaacccaagcaaattggcttgatttctttcaaaaacacgggaagaaggcaatgagcaacaaaagaagaaaaaaaaatcgcaTGAAactggtaaaaagaaaattaaaaacaagaaaattagttgaaaaacaaaaaaagatttaaaaacaaacacggaaatgacctggaaaaggGGCTTcaatattataataattctaTACcttaaatacacatttgtaataattataaatatatataaaaattgcATGAAActggtaaaaagagaaaattaaaaacaagaaaattagttgaagaacaaaaaaagatctaaaaacaaacacggaaatgacctggaaaaagGGCTTcaatattataataattctaTACcttaaatacacatttgtaataattataaatattttttttctgacttttttcttttttccctagttttaaaaaaaaggttttctaATAAACAATTTTGCAATTTGtaggacatttcttaccaagttgctcgtTGCCtctttcccatgtttttaaagaaatgGCACCAATGTGCTcggaaagcagcacaagaaaagtgatgtcactccaggtttcaaagggttaaattcCCCCTTTTTATTGCAATAAATGTTTGgtacacataaatataaatagtGACTACATTTTATCCTCAGGTCCCATATGCTGGATTAACACTATTATGATTTCTTGAGAATAAATACTTACTATTGTACCTCAGTAATTACTTTGATCTGAGTAAAAGGGCCAAAGCATTAACTTCATCAGTGAGGTAAAGATGAAAGTGCAGGTTTGAAGGAGCAACCAGACCTAAACTGGTTCAGCAGCTCGTGAGTGTTCATGTCTTTTGTTCTTCCTCTTATGTTCCAAACATAGCCATGACTTACCACCTCAGATATGTTAGATCTTTGCATTTTGGGGGAGTTAAATGCAGACAAAGACTCTATGATGCCCTCCTCAGTTCAGATTCTAACAGTTTCATTTCTTAAGAAATGATACCTAACCCTCACACAGTATATAAAGCTCAGCCCAGCTCAGGGCTTATCAGTAGCCTGCGCAGTACAGCAAGACTACACTACCCACGACATGGGGCTTTGTGAGTACCACTGTTCCTTTCACACTTCTTTGAAAGTGTTGATACTTTAAGACTGTATGCCTTtgttatgaaaataaaaacaaatgataaTAACCATAGCAAATGTCTTTGACTAAGAGATGAACTGTAAATGCTGATTTCAGTTTTCATCTTGTGTTTCAGTAACATTTATCGCTTtaggaggaggagcaggtgaGACTTTAAGAACAGCCTTTATGTATCACCTGTGTTTATTTGTACAACTGATATAACCACACTTTGATGCATAGCAGAAATGTGCATGCTAAACTGACGTCATACATGATCCATTTTAAAGTGAGCAAACATACAGCACATTATCATTAACAAAGCGTCCTCTGCTGTGTTGTATGTGCAGTCGCTGGTGTGGCTGCAGCACCACTTGTTCTGGGAGCCATAGGCTTCACCTCAGCTGGAATAGCAGCCGGCTCGTATGCAGCCAGTATGATGTCAGCTGCTGCCGTGGCTAACGGAGGAGGAGTGGCAGCAGGAAGTCTGGTGGCTGTTTTGCAGGCGGCAGGTAAAAGCCGTtacatgattttttaaaatgaattataatcttgTGGTGTAACTATAGCACCTTTATGGTAATTTTGGGTTTACAATGTAGTGTTTAAGTAGAAATGACACTACTGTGTATAATTATGCGCCTGCTTGATGCAGTCTGTCAGCTTGAGAGCAAGACTCTTCTGTTGCTGTGCCTATAAAACTTGTGTAATCTTGCTGTAGGTGCTGCTGGGCTGTCAACAGCTGCCAATGTGGCCGTGGCCAGCGCTGGAGCAGGTGTTGGAGGAACAGTGTTGGCTGTATTAATCTGAGAATAATGAAGAAAGAAGATGCGTTtacaatacttttacttttggcaaATGAAGGACACAATCACAAATGACATCAGTTATTTACTAACTGAAATGTGTTGTGCAATAAATGGTAACCTGTAAAAGATACTGGTTCAGCGTGTCATCTGTAAATATCTCAGTTCCCTCATAATGTCTGCCAGAGGATACTGAGTGAGTAAATGAATGAAAGTGTCAACAGGGTAATTAACTTTATAACATTTAAGCAACATCTTTCCTGGCCACAGTTAAGTTGGGGGTCATAAAACTAAAACACTGCTATAAAGCTAATATACAGCTGTGAGCAGCCTTGTTGTTCGGAGATAATCAGCTGTTGGGTCATAACTATGAGTGACACCTtttacttcacacacacaagtcacTTAATCGATTGTTATAATGATATTAATTAGTCCTGCTTAAAGGCAACAGGCTTGTAGAGTGccgcaggaatgagtcctaaaatctggaaatgagttagcatttttgcgcTCCCGGTTCCCCCATTTTGAAGTCAATGTTTTTGTGGTTAGATGCCAggaataaggtctgtggttaacacaagcttgagagactttcatgttttgttcatcAAAATGAAATACATCACTAAATACCCCACTCGTGAATTTTGAATCTTTTATGTGTCTACAAAAGGCGGTTGCTAGCAAGAggttaaatgagactacagTAGCAATGTTTGTTTAAGGTTAACTATTAGCTTTTACCTCTGGTGTTTGCATTTGGGTTTCAGTTATCAAGaaagtggtgttaatttgtgGAAGTTATCCtgttgaacaaaatgtgtaagcaTCATAAAGGTTTGTCtgccacagagtttattttcggcaataatccaaaatccagtgggaaaatcccataggctttttgacgagggaaccagtgcTAACTTTCGCATCAGCCTACAGAAAAgcgtcatccctggagcactctatggTCATTAAGCAAAGTTTTGgacaatataaaatgttaaataagtCCGCACACCAGAAACTGCTCCTTTTGGAAATTTTAATTGTATCACCACATGTGACGTTTCGGGCACATTTCTTTGCGCCCAAAACGTCACTTGGTGATACGATTAAAATTTCCAAAAGGAGCAGTTTCTGGTGTGCGgacctgtttttgtatttttgtatttgttcttcTGTCCAGATGTGCGTGCTGTTTTTTGAGtcttcacaaaataaaatgttaacttgatgaggaagaggaaaggTGAAGGGATTACCTAAGTCATTACAAGTCTTCCTAAGGGAAACATGACTATCTGTAACCTTCCGAATCTCCTGGTTAAAAATGCAATTGTCAGTTGATTAAATTGTTCACCAGACATCTCTCAAGATAAAACCAAAGAGTTTTAAACCACTGATGTCACTAAAACCCTGTGAGTCTGTTTCCAGTGACTGGGATATATTCAGTCAAGGGCATAGATTTGTGTAGAGACAGTAATGTTCCTACCGATATCCAGCAACTACTGAATTGTTCGCAGCAATAACACTGTTGTCTGTCTGCGCAGTCAGTGTATTTGGTACATAGACAGTCAACAGAACTTGTTCTCTCCTTCGGTCCTCCTCCCCTAACTCAGTATAGCTAATATGATTGTCTTCACCTTTATTCTCTTAAAATTACAGCTTTGTTCTCAACACAGACGTGTGAAATATGCTTTGAACGTGCAGAAAGTTTTCAACATGAGCAGGAATATAACTGTAACGTATAAGAGCTATTAAAGTCCAgaggccgtattcacaaagcctCCTAGTGCTAAGAGTCGCTCCTAGTGACGAAATTCTacgaaaattcttagaattgtgacgttttcttagaatttccccttaaagtaaGGTGACCAGATTTCTGAGATGAAAATCGGGGACAAGtacattttcatgtattttgaccagcttttattacacaaaagtttgcaatcaaacaaatgagtgacatcgccaaccatccatccactgaggaagacaaaaatatattaatctTGTTAGCTTGaggatggatttttttggtcaaaggtGTCTACTCATACCTGAATCCTGAACTGATATTTATGACACAAAAGGTGGCAATCAAAAAAATGGTGATCCCCTCATTCATCCACCTCCGTAGCCTCCGCCTCAGGAGCTTGGGTagaaaaagagcagaggagaacatgAGAAAAACTGCAAGAACAGAGCCAATAGTAAGTGAATAGTTTCTTAAAGAAATAACATCAGTTTTGGTAATATACTTATACAATTTAGTCAGAGTGCTCTTTTTTATCTGCTCTACGTAATTGCCTCTGTTTGAAATGTGCTACATCAGAGGTTTCTAAACCTAAACCATGTTCCACTTTGTACCAAACCAAATTTCCAAAGTGCAACTTTCTACTGCAGATCTAATTTtttcatacaataaaaataactgtatCCCCCATGCAACAGCATCAGCAAGgctaaacaacatcaacaaaatgctactttattAAAATCAAAGAATAGCCTACATTTCTAAAGTGCACTCACACAAGTCACTCATCAGGGGGACAGACTACAGTCAGCCAGTTTCTCCTATCTCTTCTCCTGCATGTTACGCACTGCATGTCACAATCATACTTACTTTAcctcacttcacacacacacagtcaagtctactgccagctcacacaaaataaataagttcatACACAGCATACCATTTAACGCGGCCGCTGgtctcctcttccctcctttTTGCTGCCTCtagattgttgttgttgatgctgcTGCGTCTGGTCGTGCTTCCTGATAACGTCTGTACATCATACGACGTCTTCTCTGGCAATGCGTTTACTGACTACCGTAATAACTGGTGTTTGAGTCTGTGCGCATTTTCAACCCATTCAGTGTCAAAATCGGGGACATTTTCGGTCACCCAAATCGGGGGCTGTCCCCGGAAATCGGGGACGTCTGGTCACCGtaccttaaagttaagactagagGCATTTCTCAATACCAAGTACGCCAAGTTTGGACTTGCGCGCTTGGGAGTTCGGACTTGGCAAGTTCAACTCGGGAGTACAAACTCCCAAGAACGGCTGCCATTGCCACTGATCTGTGAGAAATGCATTctgggatacctggctgtcaAAAGTCCACACAAGTCACCTCCCAATTCATCCCCGATGGAACAGGCAGAGCAAGTTCACATCCGGGCATTTGGACTGTACTTGGCTGGATGCAGACTTTGAATTAGAACAGTACTTGGGCTGCGACTGATGACGTttcacaagtccacaagaacacaagtacaGGCAAGAACGCAGATTTAGAAACGCCTTAGGTCCTTgtaaagttattcacagagcatctcaACCCTTATTCTCTAGatgctggatgacagtgagtaaattaAATGCCACAGATTAGAATATCTGTGGTCAATCTCATCCTTGACACGCACATATTTCCCACCACACATAATAATGCTATaacgccagaaataaaatgaccacaacacaaagatattttaaaaatacatcagtgcagcagtgatgactttggtctgtctcaaccttccatcagcagagtgatcacactaacaatgacaacacttttaCAATCAGCAGTTCATTTCGTTTCCACTGAGTGTCCACACCCTTCAGGCTCACAGAGGGACGTGTTTGTGACAATCacctgttaaaagaatgcatcacacATAGCAagggggtcaaccacaccttctcactaagataaaagtttctgtcccttcctccctcagagttgagaactttcctaaatcactcctaagctaggactccttactaaaaatgTTTAGGCTAAGTTAGTTTGTGAGTACGGCCCCAGAGGTTTATAAATGAGAAAAAGAATGTATGTGAATCAGTACCAcatgcacattttaaaaagtgacTTCCTCAAACAAAAGAGGAGGGAAGAGTACATCATGCCAACATGTGTTGACTACGCAGAGATGAGGCTGAATGAGAAAAGCTGATTGGGAGGACAATAATAGTATATATGTACTGAGCCAACCATCTGAGGTTTTTTCCTTTACATGAAGCAATACATTTCCATCATAAATTGCCGCATAAAAAattaccagaatgcaggaaacaaAGATTTTCATGCTCAGAATTTCCAGGGGGAAGACCCCCAGGCACCTTGCTCAATATGTTTCCCCTccaatgttaaaatgaaacCAGTGCCCCTGGTGCTGCATACACCCCTGGAAATATGACTTCTCCATGTGGATCCTGATGATACAGGATGAAAAT
This Epinephelus lanceolatus isolate andai-2023 chromosome 15, ASM4190304v1, whole genome shotgun sequence DNA region includes the following protein-coding sequences:
- the LOC117266589 gene encoding interferon alpha-inducible protein 27, mitochondrial-like isoform X2 — encoded protein: MDPGTAAVIGGGFTTAGVAAGSIAAKMMSIAAVANGGGVAAGGLVAGLQAAGAAGLSGAATAAVAGTGAAVGWLTSYFY
- the LOC117266589 gene encoding interferon alpha-inducible protein 27-like protein 2A isoform X1, producing MDPGTAAVIGGAVAVVAAPLVLTGAGFTTAGVAAGSIAAKMMSIAAVANGGGVAAGGLVAGLQAAGAAGLSGAATAAVAGTGAAVGWLTSYFY